A portion of the Neorhodopirellula lusitana genome contains these proteins:
- a CDS encoding peroxiredoxin gives MSVLVTQQAPDFTATAVMPDGTFKADFTLSDYQGKYVLLFFWPLDFTFVCPTEIIAFSDRAKDFEALGVNIIGVSVDSHFTHLAWTNTPRSEGGIGKTDYPLVADMNKQISRDYDVLLDGGVALRGLFLIDQDGKVRHQVVNDLPLGRSVDEALRMVKALQYFEKNGEVCPANWQEGSRTIKADVEGSKEFFGAEYAGN, from the coding sequence ATGAGCGTTCTGGTAACCCAACAAGCACCTGACTTCACCGCTACCGCTGTCATGCCCGACGGCACCTTCAAAGCCGACTTCACACTTTCGGACTACCAGGGCAAGTACGTCCTGTTGTTCTTCTGGCCTTTGGACTTCACCTTCGTTTGCCCCACCGAAATCATCGCCTTCAGCGATCGTGCTAAGGACTTCGAAGCACTGGGCGTCAATATCATCGGCGTTTCGGTCGACAGCCACTTCACCCACCTGGCTTGGACCAACACACCACGCAGCGAAGGCGGTATCGGCAAGACCGACTACCCATTGGTTGCCGACATGAACAAGCAAATCTCGCGTGACTACGACGTGTTGCTTGATGGTGGCGTCGCCCTCCGTGGCCTATTCTTGATCGACCAAGACGGAAAGGTTCGCCACCAAGTGGTTAACGACCTACCACTCGGACGCAGCGTCGACGAAGCTCTTCGCATGGTCAAGGCACTTCAGTACTTCGAAAAGAATGGCGAAGTCTGCCCCGCCAACTGGCAAGAAGGTTCGCGTACAATCAAAGCGGACGTAGAAGGAAGTAAAGAATTCTTTGGTGCTGAGTACGCAGGAAACTAG
- a CDS encoding radical SAM protein — protein MARRFALETDKRLLAKAAWMLGVKGLRSVHKHKQRLKKGDFFPPFLYLSVINSCNLRCQGCWVDVAAKQHRIELDAASKTIEQAKEMGNSFFGILGGEPFMHKDLLTLFERHPDVYFQVFTNGHFITDEVAQRLRKCGNVTPLISVEGSEIISDTRRGRDGVLNQTMEGIRAAVRNKLLVGVCTSVCKSNIDDLVSDKWVDRLIEMGVMYCWFHIYRPVGPEPNPQLALSSEEQRRVRQFVVDTRATKPIIVIDAYHDDAGNALCPAVTGFTHHVGPWGDIEPCPVIQLATESIHDDVPLKDTFNQSTFLRDFRELTAGNTRGCVIMERPDLLVELAEKHGARDTTARGGVIDELKAVSPRRSQYQPGDEIPERSFVYRWAKKYAFNDFGTYAKHFKSSNYQDPQADGVASEGATPEDTPDLVQIRT, from the coding sequence ATGGCTCGCCGTTTCGCGTTGGAAACTGACAAGCGTTTGCTCGCCAAGGCAGCTTGGATGCTGGGCGTGAAAGGCTTGCGAAGCGTTCACAAGCACAAGCAGCGGCTGAAGAAGGGAGACTTCTTTCCACCGTTCCTGTACCTATCGGTGATCAATAGTTGCAATTTGCGATGCCAGGGATGCTGGGTTGACGTTGCCGCGAAGCAGCACCGCATCGAATTGGATGCAGCGTCGAAGACAATCGAACAAGCGAAGGAGATGGGGAACAGCTTCTTTGGCATTTTGGGCGGCGAGCCGTTCATGCACAAAGATTTGTTGACGTTGTTCGAACGCCATCCGGATGTCTATTTCCAAGTCTTTACGAACGGGCATTTCATCACCGATGAGGTGGCGCAGCGATTGCGGAAGTGCGGGAATGTGACTCCGCTGATCAGTGTGGAGGGCAGCGAGATCATCAGTGACACGCGTCGTGGGCGAGACGGTGTGTTGAATCAGACAATGGAGGGGATCAGGGCCGCGGTTCGCAACAAGTTGTTGGTCGGTGTGTGCACGAGTGTTTGCAAGTCAAACATTGATGACTTGGTTAGCGACAAGTGGGTGGACCGTTTGATCGAGATGGGAGTCATGTATTGTTGGTTCCATATCTATCGTCCGGTCGGTCCAGAACCGAATCCGCAATTGGCGTTGTCCAGTGAAGAGCAGCGACGGGTTCGGCAGTTTGTGGTCGACACGCGAGCAACCAAACCGATCATCGTGATCGATGCGTATCATGACGATGCCGGTAACGCGTTGTGCCCGGCGGTGACAGGGTTCACTCACCACGTGGGGCCATGGGGCGATATTGAGCCGTGCCCGGTGATTCAGTTGGCAACGGAGTCCATTCATGATGACGTGCCGCTGAAGGACACGTTTAATCAGTCGACTTTCTTGCGGGATTTCCGAGAGCTGACGGCTGGCAACACGCGCGGTTGTGTGATTATGGAACGTCCGGATCTGTTGGTGGAGCTGGCGGAGAAACACGGAGCTCGGGATACAACGGCGAGAGGTGGCGTGATCGACGAACTGAAGGCGGTGTCGCCACGTCGCAGCCAGTATCAGCCAGGCGATGAGATTCCGGAGCGAAGCTTTGTCTATCGCTGGGCGAAGAAATACGCGTTCAATGACTTTGGCACCTATGCCAAGCATTTCAAGTCATCGAACTATCAAGATCCTCAGGCTGATGGTGTTGCTTCGGAGGGGGCGACGCCGGAGGACACACCCGATCTGGTTCAGATTCGGACTTAG
- a CDS encoding aldehyde dehydrogenase family protein — protein MSTAMPTQTSGPSVPIEHTQLFIDGEWRDSVSGKTFATVNPATEQEITQVAEGDKADIDLAVAAARKAFESGPWATMDARDRGRLMFKLADALEERLEELAMLETLDNGKPIAESTTADLPLAIDAIRYYAGFADKIHGETIPIRGDYLCYTRKEPIGVVGQIIPWNFPMLMTAWKWGPALAAGCTIVMKPAEQTPLTCLAMAAIAKEVGFPNGVINVVPGFGPTAGGALVDHPGVDKIAFTGEHRTAQIIMRNSAESLKRLTFELGGKSPNVVFADADLDAAVQGAFIGLFLNQGQCCCAGSRVFVEESIQDEFVEKLTALTKSRRVGDPFNRRTQQGPQIDQAQFDKIMGYIDKGNEQGAKCVSGGKRAHETGYFIEPTVFTEVNDDMAIARDEIFGPVMSVLSFSKEDEILRRANDTMFGLAAAVWTRDIQKAHRFAAGVRAGTVWVNCYDVFDAAAPFGGFKMSGQGRELGSEGLKPYLENKTVTVAM, from the coding sequence ATGTCGACTGCCATGCCCACCCAAACCAGTGGCCCATCCGTCCCGATCGAGCATACTCAGTTGTTCATTGACGGGGAGTGGCGAGATTCCGTCAGCGGCAAAACGTTCGCCACGGTGAACCCGGCCACGGAACAGGAGATCACTCAGGTTGCCGAAGGCGACAAGGCGGATATCGATCTCGCGGTTGCGGCAGCGAGGAAGGCATTTGAGTCGGGGCCCTGGGCGACGATGGATGCTCGGGATCGCGGCCGGTTGATGTTCAAATTGGCCGATGCGTTGGAGGAACGTCTCGAAGAACTGGCCATGTTGGAGACGCTGGATAATGGGAAGCCGATCGCGGAATCGACGACGGCTGACTTACCGTTAGCGATCGATGCGATTCGATATTACGCTGGCTTTGCGGACAAGATTCACGGCGAAACGATTCCCATTCGCGGCGACTATCTGTGCTACACACGCAAGGAGCCGATTGGCGTTGTGGGCCAAATCATTCCGTGGAACTTCCCAATGCTGATGACGGCGTGGAAGTGGGGGCCCGCGTTGGCGGCGGGCTGCACGATTGTGATGAAACCGGCGGAGCAGACGCCGTTGACCTGTTTAGCGATGGCGGCGATCGCCAAGGAGGTTGGTTTTCCCAACGGCGTGATCAATGTGGTTCCTGGCTTTGGTCCGACAGCGGGTGGTGCTTTGGTGGATCACCCCGGTGTCGACAAGATCGCGTTCACGGGCGAACACCGCACGGCTCAAATCATCATGCGAAACTCGGCTGAGTCGCTGAAGCGTTTGACGTTCGAGTTGGGCGGTAAGAGCCCTAACGTGGTTTTCGCGGACGCGGATTTGGATGCGGCGGTGCAGGGTGCGTTTATTGGTTTGTTCTTGAACCAGGGGCAATGTTGTTGTGCGGGCAGCCGGGTGTTTGTGGAAGAGTCCATTCAGGACGAGTTTGTCGAGAAATTAACCGCGCTAACAAAGAGTCGCCGGGTGGGAGACCCATTCAATAGGCGAACCCAGCAAGGGCCCCAGATCGACCAGGCTCAGTTTGACAAGATCATGGGCTATATCGATAAGGGGAACGAGCAAGGTGCAAAGTGTGTTAGCGGCGGCAAGCGAGCGCACGAGACGGGTTACTTCATTGAGCCGACCGTCTTTACGGAAGTGAATGATGACATGGCGATCGCGCGTGATGAGATTTTCGGTCCGGTGATGAGTGTTTTGTCATTCAGCAAGGAAGACGAAATCTTGCGGCGTGCTAACGACACCATGTTTGGTTTGGCAGCAGCGGTTTGGACACGAGACATCCAGAAGGCTCACCGGTTTGCAGCGGGTGTTCGAGCTGGCACGGTGTGGGTGAACTGCTATGACGTTTTTGACGCTGCCGCACCGTTCGGCGGATTCAAGATGAGTGGCCAGGGGCGCGAGCTGGGTAGCGAAGGATTGAAGCCGTACTTGGAAAACAAGACCGTCACGGTGGCGATGTAA